GCTTAAGACTTAATTtacttcattttcttcaagcCACCGCCTGCTTGGTTTCATCTTTCAGCCCAACCCGGCCATTCAAGAGACCATTCGGCTTTACAGATTTAAGAAGTTTAACAAATTTAGCTATTTCGTGGACCCCTTAACTTTACTCAATACTCCAACGggaagaaacttcaacCCACTACGAAAAATGTTCTACTTTGACcagtttcaattggatTGCATCAGTTGAAACTCAAGTGAACTGTACGTTTCTGACCAATTACTAGCCACTGTCTTCTATAAATAGATTTTACAAACTTAATTGACCAAGCCGGTCATTTTTTCCCACTTCAATGCCCTACCTAAACATATTAATACCAACAGTGAAATCGCTATCAGTTTCAACATCCTAACATCAGCATCATACTTATCGCTCAAGCTGAGGTTGACGATTTACGGACCACTCTTCAGCTATTATTAGATCCAATGCAATGGAACAGTTAAATCTTTCCAGTTGGCTAAATGAACTTCAGTGTTCAGCATATTTAGACAGGTTTGAGGGTAAGTATTCACTTTCGCCCCAACGTTGAATATCATCTAACATTCATAGAAAATGGTATAACTACAGATCTACTGTGTGATCTAGATAAGGGGGCTTTGATTGATCTTGGGATCGATAAAGTTGGTCCAAGAATAAGATTAGAGAATGAAATTCAGAGACTAAGGCTCAAGAGGCTCAGAACCATACTGCCTCTCGAAAGATTGAGTGAGATCATTCTACCCGACTACGCTAGTGAGACATCGTTGTCGGAGAAGGATGCACTTGGCAACCAGGTTTCTCCCTTGTCCCCAACAAAACAGTTGGTTCAGAAATCACCTAGAAATCAGCTAAGACGAAGCCATTCTAGTTTGAAATCTACTACTGATGAAAAGTCgtccaaatctttggcGACATTCATCAATCTCGACGGttccaagaaacaaattgacATACGAGGATGCTTCAATGCCATGTCCATCAAGCGAAAAGCTCTAAAAggtttggatttgaaaatggacCCTGATTTGTGTGCTGCATACTTTGTCAATGATGACGAAGAACTTCATTTGATGTACGACATTGAATTAGTCACAGTGTGCCATTCTGCAGATAGAGTTGAAAGGAACAGAATCATTTTGTGTAAAAAGACTGAGTCTCCTACATTAGCAGCAATCGAAACCTCTACAGCGGCTATGAAATTGGCAAGGAATTCAGATAAAGGTTTAGCTCAAGAAAATGACAATAGCGTAATCAAGGAGTCTACTGAAGGAAAACCGTCCTTGAATAACTTCTTTGGACAAAGACCTCCGAGTGaattgatttcaacaaaCCTGGCAGAGTATTTCCCAGATACAAAGGTTAACAAACTACAGGAAACTGTGAGGAATTCAGTAAGGAACTCAATGAGAATTTCAAGGTTAATGTCTTCTCAGTTCTCCAATGCCTCTATTTTCAGTGATCACAGCGGTAATCATTCAAGGTTAAGCTCGTCACTTTCCCGGTATGCTATGAGTAACATTGCAGGTGATAGGGCTAGTATCATCAGTTCAAGCACGAGGAAAACAATTGGCAAGGTTCTTGCTGATAGAATCACGAAGGAGGACGGAGATACCGTGGAGCCAGAATACAACGAGCACACAGTTCGTTCAAATCATGAGGCAAATTCTAGTAATGAACTTTCTGATTCAGTTCATGAAAGACACAATGAGTTTAATGAAGGAGACTCTTCGATTATTGAATTATTTGAGGAAtgtgatgatgatgatacTGGTGACGACGAGTATATGCTAAAGCAGCTCTCCATagaggaagaaagaggGCCCCAATCTTGGTTGAAGGGTGCTCGTATTGGTGCTGGTAGTTTTGGAACCGTATTCTTAGGGATTAA
This is a stretch of genomic DNA from Komagataella phaffii GS115 chromosome 3, complete sequence. It encodes these proteins:
- a CDS encoding Signal transducing MEK kinase translates to MEQLNLSSWLNELQCSAYLDRFEENGITTDLLCDLDKGALIDLGIDKVGPRIRLENEIQRLRLKRLRTILPLERLSEIILPDYASETSLSEKDALGNQVSPLSPTKQLVQKSPRNQLRRSHSSLKSTTDEKSSKSLATFINLDGSKKQIDIRGCFNAMSIKRKALKGLDLKMDPDLCAAYFVNDDEELHLMYDIELVTVCHSADRVERNRIILCKKTESPTLAAIETSTAAMKLARNSDKGLAQENDNSVIKESTEGKPSLNNFFGQRPPSELISTNLAEYFPDTKVNKLQETVRNSVRNSMRISRLMSSQFSNASIFSDHSGNHSRLSSSLSRYAMSNIAGDRASIISSSTRKTIGKVLADRITKEDGDTVEPEYNEHTVRSNHEANSSNELSDSVHERHNEFNEGDSSIIELFEECDDDDTGDDEYMLKQLSIEEERGPQSWLKGARIGAGSFGTVFLGINSFTGELMAVKQVELPTARSVNDAHGQNMLESLKQEISLLRELDHENVVRCIGSSIDDEFLNVFLEYIPGGSVSSMLNNYGPFEEPLIRNFVKQVLSGLAYLHEKQIIHRDIKGANVLIDTKGTVKISDFGISKRMSDLKPSSKRASLQGSVYWMAPEVVKQTVYTNKADIWSVGCLIIEMFTGKHPFPDFSQMQAIFKIGMQTRPEIPPTASDLARSFLESCLESDYTKRSSATDLSHHEFVKTALLDRHN